From the genome of Edaphobacter dinghuensis, one region includes:
- the ald gene encoding alanine dehydrogenase — MIVGVPKEVKDHESRVGVTPAGVKALVEAGHEVLVEHDAGALSAMPDDEYQSAGAEIVGSAHDVWRLAEMIVKVKEPVEKEYRHFREGLVLFTYLHLAPVPVLTEALLNSEVIGIAYETVRDRTGGLPLLTPMSEVAGRMSIQVGAAYLEKEHGGRGVLLGGVPGVAPGNVCIIGGGIVGTNAAKIALGMGAKVTLIDLNLNRLRELDDIFNGRVFTVASNSYNIERAVCEADLVIGGVLIPGAAAPKIVTRTMVERMKKGAVIVDVAIDQGGCIATAHPTTHSDPSYEVNGVVHYCVTNMPAAVPNTSTLALTNATFPYVLKLARLGARAAIGEDKGIAEGVNTYNGVLTYAAVATAQGRDWQPVINLVN; from the coding sequence ATGATCGTCGGCGTTCCCAAAGAGGTCAAGGATCACGAGAGCCGTGTGGGTGTCACGCCTGCCGGCGTGAAGGCGCTGGTCGAGGCTGGCCACGAAGTGCTGGTTGAGCATGACGCCGGTGCGCTCTCCGCGATGCCCGATGACGAGTACCAGTCTGCAGGGGCGGAGATCGTCGGCTCTGCACACGACGTGTGGCGACTCGCCGAGATGATCGTCAAGGTCAAGGAGCCTGTCGAAAAGGAGTATCGCCACTTCCGCGAGGGGCTTGTCTTATTCACTTACCTTCACCTCGCGCCAGTTCCCGTTCTTACCGAAGCGCTGCTGAACAGCGAAGTCATCGGTATTGCTTATGAAACTGTGCGCGACCGCACCGGAGGTCTCCCCCTGCTTACGCCTATGAGCGAGGTGGCCGGGCGCATGAGCATACAGGTCGGGGCAGCCTATCTTGAAAAGGAGCATGGCGGTCGGGGTGTTCTGCTGGGCGGAGTCCCCGGTGTCGCTCCCGGCAACGTCTGCATCATCGGCGGCGGCATCGTCGGAACTAACGCGGCCAAGATTGCGCTCGGCATGGGCGCAAAGGTTACGCTGATCGACCTGAACCTGAATCGCCTGCGCGAACTGGACGATATATTCAACGGCCGTGTCTTTACCGTGGCTTCCAACAGTTACAACATCGAGCGCGCCGTCTGTGAGGCCGACCTGGTCATCGGAGGTGTTCTCATTCCGGGCGCGGCAGCGCCCAAGATCGTCACCCGGACGATGGTTGAGCGAATGAAGAAGGGCGCGGTGATCGTCGATGTGGCCATCGACCAGGGCGGTTGCATCGCGACCGCGCACCCCACCACACACAGCGATCCGTCTTACGAGGTCAATGGTGTCGTCCACTATTGCGTCACCAATATGCCGGCGGCGGTGCCGAATACCTCAACCCTTGCGCTTACCAATGCGACCTTTCCCTACGTATTAAAGCTGGCTCGCCTGGGAGCCAGGGCCGCTATCGGCGAAGATAAGGGAATTGCGGAGGGGGTCAACACCTACAACGGTGTGCTTACCTACGCTGCGGTCGCGACTGCCCAGGGACGTGACTGGCAGCCCGTCATTAACCTGGTGAACTGA
- a CDS encoding acyltransferase family protein gives MIATTEKLAFKDTTASVLLDLLRGIAALLVLLEHWRNLLFRDYPQLTAHKTLLLLPYALSAAGHQAVVIFFVLSGYLISGSVFRMFERNQWSWRGYLTHRLVRLWVVLIPGLLLCTLWDNLGIHLHMAPDLYQGLVANHLTGDIHRSLTTRAFFGNLFFLQSLLVPVFGSNGPLWSLANEFWYYLLFPLGLITLRRQTALPQRILSGVLFLAIAWFVRHGILLLFPVWLAGTVLALLRAPRLSMRTRIITAVLYSPLAFLFAKAHGIPNLLSDYLFGVATFVFLWVLLSATGRAHPDTLFARVSRALARSSYTLYVVHVPFVLFLTAVFLGNQRWVPDGPHILKGLAVLAVTLIYANLVAAATEFRTDSIRRWIEIKMGLAKKPNRNKQASTT, from the coding sequence ATGATTGCCACTACCGAAAAACTCGCGTTCAAGGACACGACTGCCTCTGTCCTTCTCGATCTGCTCCGCGGAATCGCTGCGTTGCTTGTCCTGCTGGAGCATTGGCGCAACCTCCTGTTCCGCGATTATCCGCAGTTGACCGCACACAAGACACTGCTGCTTTTGCCGTATGCGCTGAGCGCTGCAGGGCATCAGGCAGTCGTCATCTTTTTCGTGCTGAGCGGGTATCTGATCAGCGGCAGTGTCTTCCGCATGTTCGAGCGAAACCAGTGGAGCTGGCGCGGATATCTGACCCATCGCCTTGTACGTCTGTGGGTCGTTCTGATCCCCGGTCTGCTGCTATGCACACTCTGGGACAACCTTGGCATTCATCTGCACATGGCACCCGATCTTTATCAGGGACTGGTTGCCAATCACCTTACGGGCGACATTCACCGCTCGCTGACGACACGTGCCTTCTTCGGCAACCTGTTCTTTCTCCAGTCCCTGCTGGTTCCTGTGTTCGGATCGAACGGCCCGCTATGGTCTCTGGCCAACGAGTTCTGGTATTACCTGCTCTTTCCCCTGGGACTGATCACGTTGCGGCGGCAGACCGCGCTACCGCAGCGGATTCTCTCGGGAGTGCTATTTCTGGCAATTGCCTGGTTCGTACGCCACGGCATTCTTCTGCTCTTTCCTGTGTGGCTGGCCGGAACCGTACTTGCACTGCTTCGTGCGCCTCGTCTCAGCATGCGTACCCGCATCATTACGGCAGTCCTTTACTCTCCCTTGGCGTTTCTCTTCGCCAAGGCACATGGCATCCCGAACCTGCTATCGGACTACCTGTTTGGTGTCGCCACATTCGTCTTTCTCTGGGTCCTGCTCTCGGCGACAGGGCGTGCTCACCCGGACACGTTGTTCGCCAGAGTCTCCCGTGCCCTGGCCCGGTCCTCTTACACGCTCTATGTCGTGCACGTCCCCTTTGTCCTGTTCCTGACAGCCGTATTTTTGGGCAACCAGCGTTGGGTGCCCGATGGACCGCATATCCTGAAGGGGCTGGCTGTCCTCGCAGTCACGCTGATCTATGCCAACCTGGTGGCGGCGGCAACCGAGTTCCGCACCGACAGCATTCGCCGCTGGATCGAGATCAAAATGGGACTGGCGAAAAAACCAAATCGGAACAAGCAGGCCTCAACCACCTAA
- a CDS encoding rod shape-determining protein translates to MSSNSFQMRYSRIHNMRSLFSLFSSDLAIDLGTANTLVFAHGKGIIVNEPSIIAVNKITNEVEAVGKEAKEMLGRTPGNIVAIKPMKDGVIADFRHTEKMLNYFIQKAHNRKMMVHPRIVIGVPSEITQVEKRAVMDSAYRAKASEVHLVEQAMVAAIGAGLPITEPGGNMVVDIGGGTTDIAVISLAGIVYSRSVRMAGNQMDEAVMTYLKRKYNLLIGERTAEQIKISLGSAFPLDKPIEMEVKGRNLIEGVPKTITIEDSEIREALSESISTIINAIRVALERTPPELSADISDRGIVLTGGGALIKNLDKRIREETGLPVSIADDPLASVVLGTGKMLSDFKLLRKISID, encoded by the coding sequence ATGTCTTCAAACAGCTTTCAGATGCGATATTCGCGCATACACAATATGCGGTCTCTCTTCAGCCTCTTTTCGAGCGACCTGGCCATCGACCTCGGCACCGCAAATACGCTGGTTTTTGCCCACGGCAAGGGCATTATCGTCAACGAGCCATCGATCATCGCGGTCAACAAAATCACCAATGAAGTCGAGGCCGTTGGTAAGGAAGCCAAGGAGATGCTGGGCCGCACACCCGGCAACATCGTCGCGATCAAGCCGATGAAAGACGGCGTGATCGCCGACTTCCGCCATACGGAAAAGATGCTGAACTACTTTATCCAGAAGGCGCACAACCGCAAGATGATGGTGCATCCGCGCATCGTCATCGGCGTCCCCAGCGAGATTACGCAGGTGGAAAAGCGCGCCGTTATGGACTCGGCCTATCGCGCCAAGGCCAGCGAGGTTCATCTGGTGGAACAGGCCATGGTCGCCGCGATCGGCGCTGGTCTTCCCATTACGGAGCCGGGCGGAAACATGGTCGTCGACATCGGCGGCGGGACGACGGACATCGCAGTGATCTCGCTGGCGGGCATCGTCTACTCGCGCTCGGTACGCATGGCCGGCAACCAGATGGACGAAGCGGTCATGACCTACCTCAAGCGCAAGTACAACCTGCTGATCGGTGAACGTACCGCCGAGCAGATCAAGATCTCGCTGGGCTCGGCGTTTCCGCTGGACAAGCCGATTGAGATGGAGGTCAAGGGGCGCAACCTCATCGAAGGCGTGCCCAAGACGATCACGATTGAGGACTCCGAGATTCGCGAGGCACTCAGCGAGTCGATCTCGACTATTATCAACGCCATTCGCGTGGCGTTGGAACGGACCCCTCCTGAGCTCTCTGCCGATATCTCCGACCGCGGTATCGTGCTGACCGGCGGCGGCGCGCTGATTAAGAATCTCGACAAGCGCATCCGCGAAGAGACGGGCCTGCCTGTCTCGATTGCAGACGATCCGCTGGCTTCGGTTGTGCTTGGAACCGGAAAGATGCTCTCCGACTTCAAACTGCTGCGTAAGATCTCAATCGACTAA
- a CDS encoding hemolysin family protein, translating to MTPLYFLIFAVLLVILTLAAYVDRVYSEMGKFLAREYQDNIDIWEQFVEPKLGLGRESVALSASVLRQLSVAAIALLMGLRLYTTTPLRPTLARSPSGSEIALAVFEIILLILIFDRLVPQILFTRTRGVWIARIRYLLQALFYLILPVTLLLGLLLSIAALAEPEDAQEEEHPSEAMEALLEAGEEEGILEESDRDLVRSVVEFGDKVVHEVMTPRPEVFAVPGSMSLQRFTEEIAKHVFSRVPVYSNSLDNITGIIFAHDLLQIADSEASARSVAQLQRPAAFVPETKRVAELLREMQREKQHMSIVIDEYGGVAGLVTIEDLIEAIVGDIADEHDTAEDDDTPVREEGGSYIVSGSFEISRLRDLFAEDLSESTRPAEDIESADAEDKGEAPELHLPEHYESTTVGGLVSEMAGHIPLPGEVVEEDGLRLEVLASTDRRIDRIRVSLTHPPATA from the coding sequence ATGACTCCTCTTTACTTCCTCATCTTTGCCGTGCTGCTGGTCATCCTGACGCTCGCCGCGTATGTTGACCGCGTCTACTCGGAGATGGGCAAGTTCCTTGCCCGGGAGTATCAGGACAACATCGACATATGGGAGCAGTTCGTCGAGCCGAAGCTGGGGCTGGGACGCGAGTCGGTCGCGCTGTCGGCTTCGGTCCTGCGCCAGCTCAGTGTGGCTGCGATTGCGCTGCTGATGGGGCTGCGGCTCTATACCACTACGCCTCTGCGGCCAACGCTTGCGCGCAGCCCCAGCGGCTCTGAGATTGCTCTCGCGGTCTTCGAGATCATCCTGCTTATCCTTATCTTCGACCGTCTCGTGCCGCAGATCCTCTTTACCCGCACGCGCGGCGTGTGGATCGCGCGTATCCGATATCTGCTGCAGGCGCTTTTTTATCTCATTTTGCCGGTCACACTTCTGTTGGGACTGCTGCTCTCGATTGCGGCGCTCGCCGAGCCGGAGGACGCTCAGGAAGAGGAGCATCCATCGGAGGCGATGGAGGCGCTGCTCGAAGCTGGTGAGGAAGAGGGCATCCTCGAAGAGTCCGACCGCGATCTGGTGCGCTCCGTAGTCGAGTTCGGAGACAAGGTGGTGCATGAGGTCATGACACCGCGGCCTGAGGTCTTTGCCGTCCCTGGCAGCATGAGCCTCCAACGCTTTACTGAAGAGATTGCGAAGCACGTCTTCTCTCGCGTTCCGGTTTACTCCAACTCGCTCGATAACATCACAGGCATCATCTTCGCGCACGACCTGCTGCAGATTGCCGACAGCGAGGCGAGCGCACGCAGCGTAGCCCAGTTACAGCGTCCGGCGGCCTTTGTGCCGGAGACGAAGAGGGTTGCCGAGCTGCTGCGCGAGATGCAGCGTGAGAAGCAGCATATGAGCATCGTCATCGACGAGTACGGCGGGGTCGCAGGGCTGGTCACGATCGAAGACCTGATCGAAGCTATCGTGGGTGACATCGCCGACGAGCACGATACCGCCGAGGACGACGATACTCCAGTCCGCGAAGAGGGGGGCTCCTATATTGTCTCGGGCAGCTTCGAGATCTCGCGGCTGCGCGACCTCTTTGCCGAAGATCTGAGTGAATCGACGCGGCCTGCCGAAGATATTGAATCCGCAGACGCGGAGGACAAGGGAGAGGCCCCCGAGCTGCACTTGCCGGAGCACTATGAATCCACAACGGTGGGTGGCCTGGTCTCGGAGATGGCAGGCCACATTCCACTGCCGGGCGAGGTGGTCGAAGAAGACGGCCTGCGGCTGGAGGTTCTTGCCAGTACTGACCGCCGCATCGACCGCATCCGCGTCAGCCTGACGCATCCGCCAGCGACGGCTTAA
- the ybeY gene encoding rRNA maturation RNase YbeY — protein sequence MINIDHPEASELSKSGLTRFLNRAREAVGLRGDVDVLLADDATLRSLNKTFRHKNKATDVLSFPAAENPYGHAGDLAISLDTAARQAAAFGHTLCDEVRILLLHGLLHLSGLDHETDNGEMASREAELRRKLRLPVTLIGRVSSAKSGTKRRRRA from the coding sequence ATGATCAACATCGACCATCCCGAGGCCTCTGAGCTTTCAAAATCGGGCTTGACGCGCTTTCTCAACCGCGCTCGCGAGGCAGTTGGCCTGCGTGGCGACGTCGATGTTCTGCTGGCCGACGATGCGACGCTGCGCAGTCTGAACAAGACCTTTCGCCATAAGAACAAGGCCACCGATGTGCTGAGCTTTCCCGCGGCCGAAAATCCCTATGGCCATGCAGGCGATCTGGCGATCTCACTCGATACCGCTGCTCGTCAGGCTGCGGCCTTTGGCCATACATTGTGCGACGAGGTCCGTATTCTGCTGCTGCATGGGCTACTGCATCTCTCGGGGTTAGACCATGAGACAGACAACGGTGAGATGGCCTCACGCGAAGCCGAGCTTCGACGTAAGCTGCGGTTGCCCGTCACGTTGATTGGGCGCGTGTCTTCGGCAAAATCTGGCACAAAACGCAGGAGGAGAGCATGA